A window of Salmo trutta chromosome 31, fSalTru1.1, whole genome shotgun sequence contains these coding sequences:
- the zgc:153935 gene encoding uncharacterized protein CXorf38 isoform X2 yields MVHEELSARLNDGGYKNWLKAGYCLLKLREGLHPFTDTEMRSFHRNLVTRNPGLRRPCRSGCSSKGNQLYSLCVVCTEWRTVILRHHTNPRGMVNWGNCRPPLWYQDHWELAKAYMPRGQAGVKGAALCDASALLNLLNFCSHFNYVDQHCVREVIRCRNELMHSCEMRVCDQWMRRYQMLAVDLSVLVPGVDQVDGSVPEGLEPISQWEMDLLRERLQELLTDTDTQDTEELLRLRDFLLANRDLSDQFSSELQTITSMETQMRRGGGAREGGGNEVETPE; encoded by the exons ATGGTACACGAAGAGTTGAGCGCTCGTCTGAACGATGGCGGGTATAAGAACTGGCTCAAAGCGGGGTACTGCCTCCTCAAACTGCGGGAGGGGTTGCACCCTTTCACCgatactgagatgagatccttcCACAGAAATCTAGTCACTAGGAACCCAGGTCTGCGGCGGCCGTGTCGGAGCGGGTGCAGCTCCAAAGGGAATCAG CTGTACtccctgtgtgtggtgtgtacagAGTGGAGGACCGTGATCCTGAGGCACCACACAAACCCCAGGGGGATGGTAAACTGGGGGAATTGCAGACCCCCACTCTGGTACCAGGACCACTGGGAACTGGccaag GCCTACATGCCGCGGGGTCAAGCTGGGGTTAAGGGGGCGGCGCTGTGTGACGCGTCCGCACTGCTCAACCTCCTCAACTTCTGCTCCCACTTCAACTACGTAGACCAGCACTGTGTCAGAGAG GTTATCAGGTGTAGGAACGAGCTGATGCACTCCTGTGAGATGCGAGTGTGTGACCAGTGGATGAGGCGCTACCAG ATGCTGGCTGTTGATTTGTCGGTGTTAGTTCCTGGTGTGGACCAAGTGGACGGTTCCGTGCCGGAGGGGTTGGAGCCTATCAGCCAATGGGAAATGGACTTGCTGAGAGAGAGGCTGCAGGAGCTGCttactgacacagacacacag GACACTGAGGAGCTGCTGAGACTGAGGGATTTCCTCCTGGCCAACAGAGACTTGAGTGACCAGTTCTCCTCTGAACTCCAGACCATCACATCAATGGAGACACAgatgagaaggggaggaggggcgagagaagggggagggaatgAAGTGGAGACACCCGAGTAA
- the zgc:153935 gene encoding uncharacterized protein CXorf38 homolog isoform X1 — MVHEELSARLNDGGYKNWLKAGYCLLKLREGLHPFTDTEMRSFHRNLVTRNPGLRRPCRSGCSSKGNQLYSLCVVCTEWRTVILRHHTNPRGMVNWGNCRPPLWYQDHWELAKAYMPRGQAGVKGAALCDASALLNLLNFCSHFNYVDQHCVREVIRCRNELMHSCEMRVCDQWMRRYQVSIQQLLQQFTHIPEVAAAGQQILEMLAVDLSVLVPGVDQVDGSVPEGLEPISQWEMDLLRERLQELLTDTDTQDTEELLRLRDFLLANRDLSDQFSSELQTITSMETQMRRGGGAREGGGNEVETPE; from the exons ATGGTACACGAAGAGTTGAGCGCTCGTCTGAACGATGGCGGGTATAAGAACTGGCTCAAAGCGGGGTACTGCCTCCTCAAACTGCGGGAGGGGTTGCACCCTTTCACCgatactgagatgagatccttcCACAGAAATCTAGTCACTAGGAACCCAGGTCTGCGGCGGCCGTGTCGGAGCGGGTGCAGCTCCAAAGGGAATCAG CTGTACtccctgtgtgtggtgtgtacagAGTGGAGGACCGTGATCCTGAGGCACCACACAAACCCCAGGGGGATGGTAAACTGGGGGAATTGCAGACCCCCACTCTGGTACCAGGACCACTGGGAACTGGccaag GCCTACATGCCGCGGGGTCAAGCTGGGGTTAAGGGGGCGGCGCTGTGTGACGCGTCCGCACTGCTCAACCTCCTCAACTTCTGCTCCCACTTCAACTACGTAGACCAGCACTGTGTCAGAGAG GTTATCAGGTGTAGGAACGAGCTGATGCACTCCTGTGAGATGCGAGTGTGTGACCAGTGGATGAGGCGCTACCAGGTCAGCATACAGCAGCTCCTACAGCAATTCACACACATACCAGAAGTGGCAGCAGCCGGACAACAGAtactagag ATGCTGGCTGTTGATTTGTCGGTGTTAGTTCCTGGTGTGGACCAAGTGGACGGTTCCGTGCCGGAGGGGTTGGAGCCTATCAGCCAATGGGAAATGGACTTGCTGAGAGAGAGGCTGCAGGAGCTGCttactgacacagacacacag GACACTGAGGAGCTGCTGAGACTGAGGGATTTCCTCCTGGCCAACAGAGACTTGAGTGACCAGTTCTCCTCTGAACTCCAGACCATCACATCAATGGAGACACAgatgagaaggggaggaggggcgagagaagggggagggaatgAAGTGGAGACACCCGAGTAA